The genome window CTTCGAATCGAGCACCCGCACGCGGCTGTCCTTCGAACTGGCCGAGAAGCAGCTCTCCGCGGATACGCTGAATTTCGCATCCACCGGCAGCAGTGTGTCCAAGGGAGAGACCCTCGGCGATACGGCCCGCAACATCGAGGCCATGCAGGTGGACTGCGTGGTGGTGCGTCATTCGGCGGCGGGCGTTCCCCTGTTCCTTTCCCAGTGCCTGTCGAATGCCGTCGTCATCAACGCCGGCGACGGCGCCCACGAACATCCGACCCAGGGCCTGCTCGACCTGCTGACCATGCGGGACGCGCTGGGCGATCTGGAGGGCCTTAAGGTCGCGCTCATCGGCGACATCGCCCACAGCCGGGTGGCGCGCTCCAACATATGGGGACTTCAGAAAATGGGCGCGAACGTGGCCGTCTGCGGCCCGCCCACGCTGATCCCCGTCTACGTCGAAGAGATGGGCGTGGAGGTCTGCTACCGGGTCGAGGACGCCCTCCGCGACGCCGACGTGGTCTACGCC of Gemmatimonadota bacterium contains these proteins:
- a CDS encoding aspartate carbamoyltransferase catalytic subunit; protein product: MGEARLHALRHRHLIGLEDFSREEIRLILDTADSFKEVIRRPIRKVPALRGKNVVNLFFESSTRTRLSFELAEKQLSADTLNFASTGSSVSKGETLGDTARNIEAMQVDCVVVRHSAAGVPLFLSQCLSNAVVINAGDGAHEHPTQGLLDLLTMRDALGDLEGLKVALIGDIAHSRVARSNIWGLQKMGANVAVCGPPTLIPVYVEEMGVEVCYRVEDALRDADVVYALRIQLERQREAFFPSLREYTRLFGIDPERLELARPGAIVMHPGPINRGVELDSRVADSGRSVILDQVTNGVAVRMAVLYLLNGGGERDAA